The Pempheris klunzingeri isolate RE-2024b chromosome 1, fPemKlu1.hap1, whole genome shotgun sequence genome includes a region encoding these proteins:
- the mtmr10 gene encoding myotubularin-related protein 10 isoform X1, whose product MFSVKPMKPTFKCYLPPVQTDVKKTVEPPIKKLEPKLLQGEIVVNEVNFVRKCISAESSQDDLWGKLICTNFKVSFIPQDAPSKQKSKLSHLLLGEHDIPLTCLEQVVTVNDTKGKRKVLGSNQKLKFNPTELILYCKDLRIMRFCFDEAGPESAKKVCLAIAHYSHPADLQLLFGFEYQGRRYHESKGERVNGSTPRGGFQTPIFDRSSDWDREIKRTGASEWRVCSINESYAISPSLPEYIVVPVSLADQDLKQYSLFFTDNRIPAWCWNHPNGSALVRMASITDPIQQRKIDQRVFTAITKSHPQRSEVVRSELDKCLPNIQEIQSAFAKVRQICVIDPFEESEERWLSSIENSRWLECVRAFLKHSAEIVYLLDGKNSSVILQEEEDRDLSCVVSSLVQLMLDPHYRSLIGFQSLVQKEWVMAGHRFLDRCNHLKKNDKVESPLFMLFLDCVWQMMNQYPAAFEFTEAYLTVLSDSMWIPLFSTFLFSSPKQRAQHLMDFAKNKAIPQGEDQAVYFPPVWDWSQQYSTKDQTLFNNPMYIGKGVACVQNGEVKTFRRAKQKTYSSTLRGTPASLRNGLKGGGEETLTRRGSLVSELKPDFSPVKDESPSERFFRDWFSRPADQQGLLIPLLMPSHVALWKLFFLRWVPEACIPRGGPITAYHKLSQLVDEIEILQNQLKQYKGPSPGSTPLPSPSGPPSDQRRMYFKASSPHDPPTSPDFLTSSFPFTPVGNLCRRSIHGTPISKFLNGARIWLSTETLVNDTV is encoded by the exons ATGTTTTCTGTCAAACCCATGAAACCAACCTTCAAGTGTTATCTTCCGCCGGTACAG ACTGATGTGAAGAAAACTGTTGAACCGCCTATTAAAAAATTGGAGCCAAAGTTACTTCAAG GGGAGATAGTAGTTAATGAGGTGAACTTTGTGAGGAAATGCATCAGCGCTGAAAGCAGCCAGGATGACCTTTGGGGGAAATTGATATGCACTAACTTTAAGGTCTCCTTCATCCCCCAAGATGCCCCATCTAAACAG AAGTCGAAGTTGTCCCACCTCCTGCTTGGAGAGCACGACATCCCCCTCACCTGCCTGGAGCAAGTAGTTACAG TGAATGATACAAAGGGGAAGAGGAAAGTATTGGGGTCAAACCAAAAGCTGAAGTTCAACCCAACAGAGCTGATACTCTACTGCAAAGACTTGCGCATCATGAGGTTCTGCTTCGATGAGGCTGGGCCTGAGAGTGCCAAAAAG GTTTGCCTCGCTATTGCCCACTATTCCCATCCAGCTGATCTTCAACTGCTATTTGGGTTTGAGTATCAAGGGCGGCGATACCATGAATCCAAAG GGGAGCGAGTCAATGGTTCCACCCCTCGAGGAGGATTCCAGACCCCCATTTTTGACCGCTCCTCAGACTGGGATCGAGAGATCAAGAGAACAGGGGCATCAGAGTGGAGAGTGTGCTCCATCAACGAGAGTTATGCCATCTCCCCAAG TCTTCCAGAGTACATTGTGGTCCCAGTTTCTCTGGCAGATCAGGACCTAAAGCAGTACTCCTTATTCTTCACTGATAACCGCATCCCT GCCTGGTGCTGGAATCACCCAAATGGAAGTGCTCTTGTCCGCATGGCCAGCATAACTGATCCAATACAGCAGAGGAAGATTGATCAGCG ggtctttaCTGCCATCACAAAGAGCCACCCACAGCGGAGTGAAGTGGTCAGGTCAGAACTAGACAAGTGTCTGCCTAATATCCAGGAAATCCAGAGTGCCTTTGCTAAAGTCAGGCAGATCTGTGTCATAG ATCCTTTTGAGGAGTCTGAGGAGAGGTGGCTTTCCTCTATTGAAAACTCACGATGGCTGGAGTGCGTCAG GGCTTTCCTGAAACACTCGGCTGAGATCGTGTACCTTTTGGATGGAAAGAATTCTTCAGTCATTCTTCAAG aggaagaagacagagacCTAAGCTGCGTAGTATCCTCCTTAGTGCAACTCATGTTGGACCCTCATTATCGCAGCCTCATTGGCTTTCAAAGTTTGGTGCAGAAGGAGTGGGTGATGGCTGGCCATCGCTTCTTGGACAGATGCAACCACTTAAAGAAGAATGACAAAGTGGAG TCCCCACTGTTCATGCTGTTCCTGGACTGCGTGTGGCAGATGATGAACCAGTACCCAGCAGCATTTGAGTTCACAGAGGCCTATCTGACGGTACTGAGTGACAGCATGTGGATCCCACTCTTCAGTACTTTCCTCTTCAGTTCTCCCAAACAGCGTGCTCAGCACTTAATG GACTTTGCCAAGAATAAAGCCATCCCTCAAGGAGAAGACCAGGCTGTGTATTTCCCTCCTGTTTGGGACTGGTCGCAGCAGTACTCCACTAAAGACCAAACCCTCTTCAACAACCCCATGTACATAGGCAAAGGAGTTGCCTGTGTTCAGAATGGGGAAGTGAAAACCTTCAGACGCGCAAAG CAGAAAACCTACAGCTCCACTTTGCGAGGAACGCCTGCATCTCTGCGCAATGGACTGaagggtggaggggaggagacaCTGACCCGACGGGGGTCTCTGGTTTCAGAGCTGAAGCCTGATTTCTCACCAGTGAAAGACGAAAGCCCGTCGGAGCGCTTCTTCAGGGACTGGTTCTCTCGACCTGCCGACCAGCAGGGCCTCCTGATTCCCCTGCTCATGCCGTCACACGTGGCTCTCTGGAAGCTCTTCTTTCTCCGCTGGGTTCCTGAAGCCTGCATCCCCAGAGGAGGCCCCATCACCGCCTACCACAAGCTCTCCCAACTGGTCGATGAAATTGAGATACTGCAGAACCAGCTCAAGCAGTATAAGGGACCCAGTCCAGGCAGCACGCCTCTCCCCAGCCCAAGTGGACCCCCTTCAGACCAAAGGAGGATGTACTTTAAGGCCAGTTCCCCACATGACCCCCCTACATCTCCAgacttcctcacctcctcctttcctttcacCCCAGTGGGAAACTTGTGCCGCCGCAGTATCCATGGGACCCCCATCAGCAAATTTCTGAACGGGGCGAGGATCTGGCTCTCAACAGAGACTCTTGTGAATGACACTGTCTGA
- the atxn1l gene encoding ataxin-1-like, producing the protein MKPAQERNQECLPPKKRDLPVSNSSGTGGTGAVGAAGGGGGVSGGGSSAGDGIGEDEVVSIQNSAANSDTQGGTPSGEWLRAQPGLHYGVDNSDGIPAVPVDQYSMLYKVALPSVTYSSTSLHPVLSHISPAYTVHSPLLQHPGLPYPPLGYAQIPHSSLQLFSSPYAAVPYALPPGFVPGSLISPSGTIPQPHLVPYPSVIQEGVVSPPPQAQVAAHTFAKVAASSGVPLMLPSEQAAQQHLGTVGVLPATEVSSRGMPVFYHPQGARAATATRDPHGVQQENEPEMNGGDKEQGAREVVLDSAYTARNARLLQVASSPMVQEHSQDRGLHNRRLEERSSPGQRSTPDSDLEVQQVVGRLAASNQAGIGLRKEVSFAPLNLSQGAQRARDVHGECTAIISSQSAYTAQPVSYGDPRVTALQQQAGQPGHAVMLANGQPVLIPLEYHMQHQPQPPQQHYPGQANDASASHASTTTASPNPSFKASDSSARVCLPERAEPTIAQQQLLQQPPAQPTAEVTQALASSLTPAPAPSNPSHFMKGAIIQLATGELKRVEDLQTQDFVRSAEVSGGLKIDSSMVVDIRASQQRPGLVSLHFTVGEQQSKVTIDVPPEHPFFVFGQGWSSCSPERTAQLYGLACHHLQVGDVCVSITLQQQLQPQQQKQPQHHHSQQQQQHQQHQQHQQQQQQQQSLSRTLSKTNATSGPGHQLMGPPAPQQSRPQSHFRPDRIHRERQRDGEKDVVDKEEATHYGVAGHTESPIRPSRTSAEHPRSQSSYHLHTESSAFAGAAMGAMQAALGASQRRWSSPGLQRYNMKGDEGPRPQISTSGPTRPSFIPQEVKLSIEGRSNAGK; encoded by the exons ATGAAACCAGCTCAGGAGCGCAACCAGGAGTGCCTGCCTCCCAAGAAGAGGGACCTTCCAGTTAGTAACAGCAGCGGAACTGGAGGGACAGGGGCTGTgggggctgcaggaggaggcggTGGTGTTAGTGGAGGTGGCAGTAGTGCTGGGGATGGTATTGGAGAAGATGAAGTGGTTTCCATCCAGAACTCTGCTGCCAACAGTGACACTCAGGGAGGGACCCCGTCTGGAGAGTGGCTGCGAGCTCAGCCAGGTCTTCATTATGGAGTGGATAATTCTGATGGCATACCAGCGGTGCCCGTTGACCAGTACAGTATGCTCTACAAAGTGGCTCTTCCATCTGTGACGTACTCGTCCACCAGTCTTCACCCAGTGTTAAGCCACATCTCTCCAGCCTACACTGTACACTCACCTCTCCTGCAGCATCCAGGCCTTCCCTATCCCCCTCTTGGCTACGCCCAGATCCCTCATTCCTCTCTTCAGTTATTCAGTTCCCCTTATGCAGCGGTACCTTATGCTCTACCCCCTGGCTTCGTCCCAGGATCATTAATCTCTCCCTCAGGCACCATTCCTCAGCCCCACCTTGTTCCCTATCCATCTGTCATACAAGAAGGTGTTGTTTCCCCACCTCCTCAGGCCCAGGTAGCTGCTCATACCTTTGCCAAAGTTGCAGCATCCAGCGGTGTCCCGCTGATGCTGCCATCAGAGCAAGCTGCCCAGCAGCACCTTGGTACCGTAGGCGTGCTGCCTGCAACAGAGGTCAGCTCTCGGGGGATGCCAGTCTTCTACCATCCTCAGGGCGCCAGGGCTGCCACTGCCACCAGAGACCCCCACGGTGTTCAGCAGGAGAATGAACCAGAGATGAATGGAGGTGACAAAGAGCAGGGAGCCAGGGAGGTTGTACTAGACTCGGCCTACACTGCTAGAAATGCACGTCTGCTGCAGGTAGCATCTAGCCCCATGGTGCAGGAGCACAGCCAAGACAGGGGCCTGCACAACCGAAGGCTGGAAGAGAGGAGCTCACCTGGCCAGCGCAGCACTCCAGACAGTGACCTGGAG GTGCAGCAGGTGGTTGGCCGTTTGGCTGCCTCTAACCAAGCTGGTATTGGCTTGCGGAAAGAGGTCTCCTTTGCTCCCTTGAACCTCTCTCAGGGTGCCCAGAGAGCCAGAGATGTCCATGGAGAGTGCACAGCCATAATTTCCAGTCAGTCTGCGTACACAGCCCAGCCTGTGAGCTACGGTGACCCCAGAGTGACCGCTCTCCAGCAGCAAGCAGGACAACCAGGCCACGCTGTCATGCTTGCTAATGGGCAGCCAGTTCTTATTCCCCTGGAGTATCACATGCAGCATCAGCCCCAGCCACCACAGCAACACTACCCAGGACAGGCTAATGACGCCTCAGCCAGCCATGCCTCTACCACCACGGCCTCCCCTAACCCAAGCTTTAAAGCCTCTGATTCTTCAGCCAGAGTGTGCCTCCCCGAAAGGGCGGAGCCGACCATAGCTCAACaacagctcctccagcagccccCTGCCCAGCCTACAGCAGAGGTGACTCAGGCCCTAGCTTCAAGCCTCACTCCCGCCCCAGCTCCCAGCAACCCGTCACACTTCATGAAGGGCGCCATTATCCAGCTGGCTACTGGGGAACTGAAGCGTGTGGAGGATCTGCAGACTCAGGATTTTGTGCGCAGCGCCGAGGTGAGTGGGGGTCTTAAGATTGACTCTAGTATGGTGGTGGACATCCGCGCCAGCCAGCAGAGACCAGGTCTCGTGTCGCTTCACTTCACTGTGGGGGAGCAGCAGAGCAAAGTGACCATTGATGTGCCCCCGGAGCACCCCTTTTTTGTGTTCGGCCAGGGCTGGTCGTCCTGCAGTCCTGAACGCACCGCCCAGCTTTACGGCTTGGCCTGCCATCATCTGCAAGTcggagatgtgtgtgtgtccatcaccctgcagcagcagcttcagccgcagcagcagaaacagccaCAGCACCATCattcacaacagcagcagcaacatcaacaacatcaacaacatcaacaacaacaacaacaacaacagagccTGTCCAGGACTTTGAGCAAAACCAATGCTACATCAGGACCTGGTCACCAGCTCATGGGGCCTCCTGCCCCTCAGCAGTCACGGCCTCAGTCTCATTTCAGGCCAGACCGCAtccacagagaaagacagagggatggagagaaagatgTGGTCGATAAGGAGGAAGCCACGCATTATGGGGTTGCTGGGCACACTGAGTCGCCCATCAGACCAAGTAGGACCTCAGCAGAGCATCCAAGGAGCCAGAGCAGTTACCACTTGCACACAGAGAGCTCTGCTTTTGCAGGGGCAGCGATGGGAGCAATGCAGGCTGCACTCGGTGCTTCTCAGAGACGCTGGTCCTCGCCTGGCCTCCAAAGATACAATATGAAGGGAGACGAAGGGCCACGCCCTCAAATAAGCACCTCCGGGCCCACGAGGCCCTCCTTCATCCCCCAGGAGGTCAAACTGTCCATTGAGGGGCGCTCTAATGCAGGGAAGTAG
- the mtmr10 gene encoding myotubularin-related protein 10 isoform X2 yields the protein MFSVKPMKPTFKCYLPPVQTDVKKTVEPPIKKLEPKLLQGEIVVNEVNFVRKCISAESSQDDLWGKLICTNFKVSFIPQDAPSKQKSKLSHLLLGEHDIPLTCLEQVVTVNDTKGKRKVLGSNQKLKFNPTELILYCKDLRIMRFCFDEAGPESAKKVCLAIAHYSHPADLQLLFGFEYQGRRYHESKGERVNGSTPRGGFQTPIFDRSSDWDREIKRTGASEWRVCSINESYAISPSLPEYIVVPVSLADQDLKQYSLFFTDNRIPAWCWNHPNGSALVRMASITDPIQQRKIDQRVFTAITKSHPQRSEVVRSELDKCLPNIQEIQSAFAKVRQICVIDPFEESEERWLSSIENSRWLECVRAFLKHSAEIVYLLDGKNSSVILQEEEDRDLSCVVSSLVQLMLDPHYRSLIGFQSLVQKEWVMAGHRFLDRCNHLKKNDKVESPLFMLFLDCVWQMMNQYPAAFEFTEAYLTVLSDSMWIPLFSTFLFSSPKQRAQHLMDFAKNKAIPQGEDQAVYFPPVWDWSQQYSTKDQTLFNNPMYIGKGVACVQNGEVKTFRRAKKTYSSTLRGTPASLRNGLKGGGEETLTRRGSLVSELKPDFSPVKDESPSERFFRDWFSRPADQQGLLIPLLMPSHVALWKLFFLRWVPEACIPRGGPITAYHKLSQLVDEIEILQNQLKQYKGPSPGSTPLPSPSGPPSDQRRMYFKASSPHDPPTSPDFLTSSFPFTPVGNLCRRSIHGTPISKFLNGARIWLSTETLVNDTV from the exons ATGTTTTCTGTCAAACCCATGAAACCAACCTTCAAGTGTTATCTTCCGCCGGTACAG ACTGATGTGAAGAAAACTGTTGAACCGCCTATTAAAAAATTGGAGCCAAAGTTACTTCAAG GGGAGATAGTAGTTAATGAGGTGAACTTTGTGAGGAAATGCATCAGCGCTGAAAGCAGCCAGGATGACCTTTGGGGGAAATTGATATGCACTAACTTTAAGGTCTCCTTCATCCCCCAAGATGCCCCATCTAAACAG AAGTCGAAGTTGTCCCACCTCCTGCTTGGAGAGCACGACATCCCCCTCACCTGCCTGGAGCAAGTAGTTACAG TGAATGATACAAAGGGGAAGAGGAAAGTATTGGGGTCAAACCAAAAGCTGAAGTTCAACCCAACAGAGCTGATACTCTACTGCAAAGACTTGCGCATCATGAGGTTCTGCTTCGATGAGGCTGGGCCTGAGAGTGCCAAAAAG GTTTGCCTCGCTATTGCCCACTATTCCCATCCAGCTGATCTTCAACTGCTATTTGGGTTTGAGTATCAAGGGCGGCGATACCATGAATCCAAAG GGGAGCGAGTCAATGGTTCCACCCCTCGAGGAGGATTCCAGACCCCCATTTTTGACCGCTCCTCAGACTGGGATCGAGAGATCAAGAGAACAGGGGCATCAGAGTGGAGAGTGTGCTCCATCAACGAGAGTTATGCCATCTCCCCAAG TCTTCCAGAGTACATTGTGGTCCCAGTTTCTCTGGCAGATCAGGACCTAAAGCAGTACTCCTTATTCTTCACTGATAACCGCATCCCT GCCTGGTGCTGGAATCACCCAAATGGAAGTGCTCTTGTCCGCATGGCCAGCATAACTGATCCAATACAGCAGAGGAAGATTGATCAGCG ggtctttaCTGCCATCACAAAGAGCCACCCACAGCGGAGTGAAGTGGTCAGGTCAGAACTAGACAAGTGTCTGCCTAATATCCAGGAAATCCAGAGTGCCTTTGCTAAAGTCAGGCAGATCTGTGTCATAG ATCCTTTTGAGGAGTCTGAGGAGAGGTGGCTTTCCTCTATTGAAAACTCACGATGGCTGGAGTGCGTCAG GGCTTTCCTGAAACACTCGGCTGAGATCGTGTACCTTTTGGATGGAAAGAATTCTTCAGTCATTCTTCAAG aggaagaagacagagacCTAAGCTGCGTAGTATCCTCCTTAGTGCAACTCATGTTGGACCCTCATTATCGCAGCCTCATTGGCTTTCAAAGTTTGGTGCAGAAGGAGTGGGTGATGGCTGGCCATCGCTTCTTGGACAGATGCAACCACTTAAAGAAGAATGACAAAGTGGAG TCCCCACTGTTCATGCTGTTCCTGGACTGCGTGTGGCAGATGATGAACCAGTACCCAGCAGCATTTGAGTTCACAGAGGCCTATCTGACGGTACTGAGTGACAGCATGTGGATCCCACTCTTCAGTACTTTCCTCTTCAGTTCTCCCAAACAGCGTGCTCAGCACTTAATG GACTTTGCCAAGAATAAAGCCATCCCTCAAGGAGAAGACCAGGCTGTGTATTTCCCTCCTGTTTGGGACTGGTCGCAGCAGTACTCCACTAAAGACCAAACCCTCTTCAACAACCCCATGTACATAGGCAAAGGAGTTGCCTGTGTTCAGAATGGGGAAGTGAAAACCTTCAGACGCGCAAAG AAAACCTACAGCTCCACTTTGCGAGGAACGCCTGCATCTCTGCGCAATGGACTGaagggtggaggggaggagacaCTGACCCGACGGGGGTCTCTGGTTTCAGAGCTGAAGCCTGATTTCTCACCAGTGAAAGACGAAAGCCCGTCGGAGCGCTTCTTCAGGGACTGGTTCTCTCGACCTGCCGACCAGCAGGGCCTCCTGATTCCCCTGCTCATGCCGTCACACGTGGCTCTCTGGAAGCTCTTCTTTCTCCGCTGGGTTCCTGAAGCCTGCATCCCCAGAGGAGGCCCCATCACCGCCTACCACAAGCTCTCCCAACTGGTCGATGAAATTGAGATACTGCAGAACCAGCTCAAGCAGTATAAGGGACCCAGTCCAGGCAGCACGCCTCTCCCCAGCCCAAGTGGACCCCCTTCAGACCAAAGGAGGATGTACTTTAAGGCCAGTTCCCCACATGACCCCCCTACATCTCCAgacttcctcacctcctcctttcctttcacCCCAGTGGGAAACTTGTGCCGCCGCAGTATCCATGGGACCCCCATCAGCAAATTTCTGAACGGGGCGAGGATCTGGCTCTCAACAGAGACTCTTGTGAATGACACTGTCTGA